In Legionella spiritensis, the following proteins share a genomic window:
- a CDS encoding VirB4 family type IV secretion/conjugal transfer ATPase encodes MIVFITFLLSITGLIFLSFLFYQTRLKSQQNHLKLHRSSKAGLVDLLNYASVVDDGVIVGKNGSLMAAWLYRGEDNANTTDEAREMVSFRINQALSAMGSGWMVHVDAIRRAAPGYSERDHSYFPDDISKAVDEERRQLFEEIGALYEGYFVITLTWYPPVLAQKRFVELMFDDSNERLSQKAKTAQLIEEFEQSCRNFESRLGSALHLERLESEKVVDDQGHVVTQDNFLRHIQYCVTGLNHPVNLPKNPIYLDALIGAQELASGITPKIGRKFIQCVAIEGFPLESYPGILTALTQLPVEYRWNSRFIFMDNHEAVAHFTKFRKKWKQKVRGFFDQIFNTSSGVVDEDALSMVNDAQSAIAETNSGMVGQGYYTSVVVLMDEDRALVEKAALYIEKNINALGFTARTETINTMDAFMGSLPGHGVENIRRPLINTMNLADLLPTSSIWTGENKAPCPLFPPSSPPLMHCVTSGNAPFRLNLHVRDLGHGIMFGPTRSGKSTHLGLIALSWRRYKDARIYSFDKGMSMYPTCKATGGEHYTIADKDSRLSFAPLQFLSTKADRAWAMEWIDTILALNGLNTTPAQRNEIGHAIISMHKSGSKTLSDFVMTIQDEEIRETLKQYTIDGLMGHLLDAESDGLGLSSFMTFEIEHLMGLGEKFALPVLLYLFRRIETSLDDRPTLILLDEAWLMLAHPVFKNKIAEWLDSMAKKNCVVFMATQHLSHAAGSGILDIIVESTASKIFLPNLYARDPETRGIYERMGLNPRQIDIIASAQPKRDYYYVSEKGQRLYQLALGPLALAFVGATDPDSIEHMKQLEQKYGVQWVSYWLKEKGIDFKQYGEAA; translated from the coding sequence GTTTCCTGTTTTATCAGACAAGACTTAAAAGCCAGCAAAACCATTTAAAACTGCATCGAAGCTCAAAAGCAGGGTTGGTTGATTTACTGAATTATGCCTCGGTGGTGGATGATGGTGTGATTGTCGGTAAAAATGGCTCACTCATGGCAGCCTGGCTTTATCGGGGTGAAGATAATGCCAATACTACGGATGAAGCGCGTGAAATGGTGTCCTTTCGAATCAATCAGGCATTGTCAGCAATGGGCAGTGGCTGGATGGTCCATGTGGATGCTATCAGACGGGCGGCCCCCGGATATAGTGAGCGTGACCATTCTTATTTTCCTGATGACATTTCAAAAGCCGTTGATGAAGAAAGAAGGCAGCTTTTTGAAGAAATCGGCGCTTTATATGAAGGCTATTTCGTCATTACCTTAACCTGGTATCCACCTGTTCTGGCGCAAAAACGCTTTGTAGAATTAATGTTTGATGATAGCAACGAGCGATTAAGCCAGAAAGCAAAGACAGCTCAATTAATTGAAGAGTTTGAGCAGTCTTGCCGCAATTTTGAATCACGATTAGGTTCGGCCCTTCACCTAGAAAGACTTGAATCTGAAAAGGTTGTTGATGATCAAGGTCATGTTGTTACTCAGGATAATTTTCTAAGACATATTCAGTATTGTGTGACAGGCCTTAATCATCCAGTCAATCTACCTAAAAACCCAATTTACCTTGATGCCCTGATAGGTGCTCAGGAGCTTGCTTCAGGTATCACGCCAAAAATAGGCCGCAAGTTCATTCAATGTGTGGCGATTGAAGGTTTTCCATTGGAGTCTTATCCGGGCATTTTAACAGCGTTGACCCAACTACCGGTTGAATATCGCTGGAACTCCCGTTTTATATTCATGGATAACCATGAAGCCGTGGCGCATTTCACCAAGTTTCGTAAAAAATGGAAACAGAAAGTCCGAGGATTTTTCGACCAGATATTTAATACCAGTTCGGGTGTCGTCGATGAAGATGCATTGAGCATGGTCAATGATGCTCAGTCAGCCATTGCCGAAACGAATTCCGGCATGGTCGGACAAGGTTATTATACATCAGTCGTTGTGTTGATGGATGAGGATCGCGCTTTAGTTGAAAAAGCAGCTCTCTATATTGAGAAAAACATTAACGCGCTTGGATTTACCGCCAGAACAGAAACGATTAATACCATGGATGCCTTTATGGGCAGCTTACCTGGTCATGGTGTTGAAAATATCAGACGGCCTTTAATCAACACCATGAATCTTGCTGATTTACTACCGACTTCTAGCATCTGGACCGGTGAAAACAAAGCACCCTGTCCATTGTTTCCACCCAGCTCCCCTCCATTGATGCATTGTGTTACCAGTGGTAATGCGCCTTTTCGTTTAAACCTTCATGTCAGAGATTTAGGTCATGGCATCATGTTTGGTCCTACTCGTTCTGGTAAATCCACTCACCTTGGTTTAATCGCTTTATCCTGGCGCCGTTATAAAGATGCTCGGATTTATTCTTTTGACAAAGGTATGTCAATGTATCCAACCTGCAAGGCAACGGGTGGGGAGCACTATACCATTGCGGATAAAGATTCCCGACTGTCTTTTGCCCCTTTACAGTTTTTATCAACCAAAGCAGACCGTGCCTGGGCGATGGAATGGATTGATACCATTCTTGCTTTGAATGGCTTAAATACCACGCCAGCCCAACGCAATGAGATCGGCCATGCCATTATCAGCATGCATAAAAGCGGTTCCAAAACCTTATCTGACTTTGTCATGACCATTCAGGATGAAGAAATCCGGGAAACCCTAAAACAATACACCATTGATGGGTTAATGGGGCACCTACTGGATGCGGAAAGCGATGGTCTTGGCCTGTCTTCATTCATGACCTTTGAAATTGAGCACTTAATGGGGTTGGGTGAAAAGTTTGCTCTGCCTGTTTTGCTATATCTGTTTCGACGTATTGAAACTTCACTTGATGACAGACCAACTTTAATCCTGCTGGATGAAGCCTGGCTAATGCTCGCCCATCCTGTCTTTAAAAACAAAATCGCGGAATGGCTCGATTCAATGGCCAAGAAAAACTGTGTGGTATTTATGGCAACGCAACATTTATCCCATGCGGCGGGCTCAGGCATTTTAGATATCATCGTTGAATCAACTGCCAGCAAAATCTTTTTACCAAATCTCTACGCAAGAGATCCAGAAACACGGGGCATTTACGAGCGCATGGGTTTAAACCCACGTCAAATTGACATTATCGCCTCAGCTCAACCTAAACGGGATTACTACTATGTCAGTGAAAAAGGCCAACGCCTATATCAATTGGCATTAGGCCCACTGGCACTGGCCTTTGTCGGTGCCACTGATCCTGATTCCATTGAACACATGAAACAGCTTGAGCAGAAATATGGTGTGCAATGGGTGTCTTATTGGCTTAAAGAAAAAGGAATTGATTTCAAACAATATGGAGAAGCAGCATGA
- a CDS encoding conjugal transfer protein TrbF, with amino-acid sequence MNKLKEWFNKTNPDRQKIPLTDNPYLNAKRAWNVHTAGLMKSLQIWQFVGLSSLLITLACVGGLISIGAQSKFIPLVFQQDANGNTLSVTRADKVGEASIDDYRAAAAHFIENIRMVSADVELQKKAVFQVYSYLNQNDAALSKVQEFYNDKQHANPFERATHEIVNIEIRSVLQESENTWQVDWIETVRNHDGTIKDKPAVMKAMVTLYQDNALNDASSDTILKNPHLIYVRDFNWSYDLKHGETA; translated from the coding sequence ATGAATAAGCTCAAAGAATGGTTTAATAAAACAAATCCAGATAGGCAAAAGATTCCTCTAACCGATAACCCTTATCTCAATGCCAAACGTGCCTGGAATGTCCATACTGCAGGTCTAATGAAGTCCTTACAAATATGGCAGTTCGTGGGATTAAGCAGTCTGTTAATTACCCTTGCTTGTGTTGGTGGGTTGATATCGATTGGCGCGCAAAGCAAATTTATTCCTTTGGTGTTTCAACAGGATGCGAACGGCAACACCTTATCAGTGACCCGTGCTGATAAAGTAGGCGAAGCAAGTATTGATGATTATCGCGCCGCAGCCGCACATTTTATTGAAAATATCCGCATGGTCAGTGCTGATGTTGAGTTACAAAAGAAAGCCGTCTTTCAGGTGTATTCCTACCTAAATCAAAACGATGCGGCATTATCAAAAGTCCAAGAATTTTATAATGATAAGCAACACGCCAACCCTTTTGAAAGAGCAACCCATGAAATTGTGAATATTGAAATCCGCTCTGTGCTTCAAGAGTCGGAAAACACCTGGCAGGTTGACTGGATTGAAACAGTCCGCAATCACGATGGCACTATTAAAGACAAACCAGCGGTGATGAAAGCCATGGTTACGCTCTATCAGGATAATGCGCTGAATGATGCATCGAGCGATACGATTCTGAAAAATCCTCACTTGATATATGTCCGCGACTTTAACTGGTCTTATGACTTAAAGCATGGAGAAACCGCATGA
- the trbG gene encoding P-type conjugative transfer protein TrbG, which yields MKKIILTISLLLPLSVFAFDKSDIDQRYFSKSLPRLSTQERQALNIARKWQKGDQTSKPFHSSDGSVQFVYGSGQISIVCAPLQVCDIALQPGEQFNGMNVGDPRFMVEPSITGAGASQQIHMIVKPRDVGLDSSLVVTTDRRTYHFRLKSDRYDFMPYVSFIYPDEAKAKWRRIQHIQAERRKANTFPETNEYLGNLNFNYRIQGNARFKPVRVYNNGIKTIIEMPREMSHNEAPALLVFRKRGLFQKSEKVMVNYRLQGCRYIVDNVFDKAVLVIGSGSTQEQITITRC from the coding sequence ATGAAAAAAATAATCCTCACCATTAGTCTACTGCTGCCATTATCTGTTTTTGCTTTTGATAAAAGCGACATAGACCAGCGCTACTTTTCCAAAAGCTTGCCCAGACTATCAACTCAAGAACGACAAGCATTAAATATTGCCAGAAAATGGCAGAAAGGCGACCAAACAAGCAAGCCCTTTCATTCATCAGATGGTTCGGTTCAGTTTGTTTATGGCTCTGGTCAAATCAGTATCGTCTGTGCCCCATTGCAGGTATGTGATATTGCATTACAGCCAGGTGAACAGTTTAACGGGATGAATGTCGGTGACCCACGTTTTATGGTTGAACCATCAATAACAGGTGCAGGAGCAAGCCAGCAAATACATATGATTGTCAAGCCTCGGGATGTTGGTCTTGATTCATCTTTAGTCGTGACTACCGACAGACGGACCTATCATTTTCGCTTAAAGTCAGACCGATATGATTTTATGCCTTATGTCTCTTTTATTTATCCTGATGAAGCTAAAGCAAAATGGCGCAGGATACAGCACATTCAGGCAGAAAGACGTAAAGCCAATACATTCCCTGAAACCAATGAATACTTAGGCAATCTCAACTTCAATTACCGGATTCAGGGCAATGCTCGTTTTAAACCGGTTCGAGTCTATAACAACGGCATCAAAACGATTATCGAAATGCCGCGTGAAATGTCACATAACGAAGCACCTGCGCTTTTAGTTTTTAGAAAACGAGGTTTATTTCAAAAATCAGAAAAAGTCATGGTCAATTATCGTCTGCAAGGCTGTCGTTACATTGTCGACAACGTCTTTGACAAAGCAGTTTTGGTTATAGGCAGCGGCTCTACCCAAGAACAAATTACCATTACGAGGTGCTAA
- a CDS encoding conjugal transfer protein TrbH, producing the protein MKRISVLILAMFLSSCTTMRYGNFTQASPSKDSYLAKDAVSQLTRVYPPARNTFCISQKICDRFGINLIHEMRKKGYGIVENVCPRNRANFFYVVDETRPNSLYRVSIFVGAQVLSRAYAKTKGKLAPVSPWSHKE; encoded by the coding sequence ATGAAAAGAATAAGCGTTTTAATACTGGCAATGTTTTTGTCGAGCTGTACCACCATGCGTTATGGCAATTTTACACAAGCCTCACCATCGAAGGATAGTTATCTGGCTAAAGACGCCGTATCTCAATTAACAAGAGTTTATCCACCAGCCAGAAATACCTTTTGTATCTCTCAAAAAATCTGTGACCGCTTCGGCATTAACTTGATTCATGAGATGCGCAAAAAAGGTTACGGCATTGTTGAAAACGTCTGTCCAAGAAACAGGGCCAACTTTTTCTATGTGGTTGATGAGACAAGGCCCAATAGCCTTTATCGCGTCAGTATCTTTGTTGGCGCTCAGGTCTTAAGCCGAGCCTATGCCAAAACCAAGGGCAAACTTGCACCTGTCAGTCCATGGTCACATAAGGAATAA